A genomic window from Phocoena sinus isolate mPhoSin1 chromosome 20, mPhoSin1.pri, whole genome shotgun sequence includes:
- the FTSJ3 gene encoding pre-rRNA 2'-O-ribose RNA methyltransferase FTSJ3 yields MGKKGKVGKSRRDKFYHLAKETGYRSRSAFKLIQLNRRFQFLQKARALLDLCAAPGGWLQVATKFMPVSSLIVGVDLVPIKPLPNVVTLQEDITTERCRQALRKELKTWKVDVVLNDGAPNVGASWVHDAYSQAHLTLMALRLACDFLSRGGCFITKVFRSRDYQPLLWIFQQLFRRVQATKPQASRHESAEIFVVCQGFLAPDKVDSKFFDPKFAFKEVEVQAKTVTELVTKKKPKAEGYAEGDLTLYHRTSVTDFLRAANPVDFLSKASEISLDDEELARHPATTEDIRACCQDIRVLGRKELRALLNWRTKLRRYVAKKLKEQAKALDISLSSGEEEEGEEEESAAGMGPQPSEEEELDRTLAEMKAQEVAELKRKKKKLLREQRKQRERVELKMDLPGVSIADEGETGMFSLRTIRGHQLLEEVTQGDMSAADTFLSDLPRDDIYISDVEEDDTSLDSDLDPEELAGVREPQSLKDQKCVRFAEVQDGKEEEEEENPLLVPLEEKALLQEEQASLWFSKDGFSGIGDDADEALEISQAQLLYESRHKGQQLPPPPSGVKMENKPPPCQDEAPERAEAPSGTEAATGPGGEERDDSSDSDSSSSEGEESWKPRGRKKRSRGPKSDDDDVGFEVVPIKDPVKHRILDPEGLALGAIIASSKKAKRDLIDDSFSRYTFNEDEDELPDWFVQEEKQHRIRQLPIDKKEVEHYRKRWREINARPIKKVAEAKARKKRRMLRKLEQTKKKAEAVVNTVDISEREKAAQLRSLYKKAGLGKEKRQVTYVVAKKGVGRKVGRPAGVRGHFKVVDSRMKKDQRAQQRKEQKKKHKRK; encoded by the exons ATGGGCAAAAAGGGCAAAGTCGGGAAGAGCCGGCGAGACAAGTTCTATCACTTGGCAAAGGAGACGG GTTACCGTTCCCGCTCTGCTTTCAAGCTGATCCAGCTGAATCGACGCTTTCAATTTCTGCAGAAAGCCCGAGCCTTGCTGGACCTGTGCGCTGCACCAGGTGGATG GCTGCAGGTGGCCACCAAGTTTATGCCTGTATCCAGCCTTATTGTGG GAGTGGATCTGGTTCCAATCAAGCCTCTTCCCAATGTGGTGACACTCCAGGAGGACATCACAACAGAACGCTGTAGGCAG GCCCTGAGGAAGGAGCTGAAAACCTGGAAAGTTGATGTTGTGCTCAATGACGGGGCCCCCAATGTCGGGGCTAGCTGGGTCCATGATGCTTACTCACAAG CCCATTTGACACTGATGGCTCTGCGTTTGGCTTGTGATTTTCTGAGCCGTGGTGGCTGCTTCATCACAAAGGTCTTCCGTTCCCGTGACTATCAGCCCTTACTATGGATCTTCCAGCAGCTCTTCCGCCGTGTCCAGGCCACCAAGCCCCAAGCCTCTCGTCATGAATCTGCAGAGATCTTTGTAGTCTGCCAGG GATTCCTGGCTCCCGACAAAGTCGACAGTAAATTCTTTGACCCCAAATTTGCCTTCAAGGAGGTTGAAGTTCAGGCCAAGACTGTTACTGAATTGGTGACTAAGAAGAAGCCAAAG GCTGAAGGCTATGCTGAGGGTGACCTCACACTCTATCACCGAACTTCAGTCACCGACTTCCTCCGAGCTGCCAACCCTGTTGACTTCCTTTCCAAAGCCAGTGAA ATCTCGCTAGACGATGAAGAGTTGGCACGGCATCCAGCTACCACTGAGGACATCCGGGCGTGCTGTCAGGATATCAGGGTGCTGGGGCGTAAGGAGCTCAG GGCCCTACTGAACTGGAGAACGAAGCTTCGGCGGTATGTGGCCAAGAAGCTGAAAGAACAAGCAAAGGCACTGGACatcag CCTCAGctcaggggaggaagaggaaggtgaaGAGGAGGAGTCCGCAGCTGGGATGGGGCCGCAGCCCTcggaggaggaggagctggacCGGACCCTGGCAGAGATGAAGGCCCAGGAGGTGGCAGAGTTAAAGAG gaagaaaaagaagctgCTGCGTGAGCAGAGGAAGCAGCGGGAACGTGTGGAGCTGAAGATGGATCTTCCCGGGGTTTCCATCGCAGACGAGGGGGAGACTGGCATGTTCTCCCTGCGCACCATCCGGGGTCACCAG TTGTTAGAGGAGGTAACACAGGGGGACATGAGTGCTGCAGACACGTTTTTGTCTGATCTGCCAAGAGATGACATCTACATATCAGATGTTGAGGAGGATGATACATCTCTGGATAGTGACCTGGATCCAGAGGAGCTGGCAGGAGTCAGAGAACCTCAGAGTCTAAAGGACCAAAAGTG TGTACGGTTTGCTGAAGTGCAAGATGgtaaagaggaggaagaagaagagaatccATTGCTGGTACCATTGGAGGAAAAGGCACTACTGCAGGAAGAACAGGCCAGCCTGTGGTTCTCAAAG GATGGCTTCAGCGGGATTGGGGATGATGCCGACGAGGCCCTGGAGATCAGCCAGGCCCAGCTGTTGTATGAGAGCCGTCACAAGGGGCAGCAGCTGCCACCGCCGCCTTCCGGTGTGAAGATGGAGAACAAACCTCCCCCGTGCCAGGATGAGGCCCCTGAGAGGGCAGAGGCTCCTTCAGGGACAGAGGCTGCCACTGGCCCTGGCGGGGAAGAGAGAGATGACAGTTCTGACAGTGACAGCAGTAGCAGTGAGGGTGAAGAGAG cTGGAAACCACGCGGCAGGAAGAAGCGAAGCCGTGGGCCTAAGTCAGATGACGATGATGTTGGGTTTGAGGTCGTGCCTATCAAGGACCCAG TGAAACATCGGATACTGGACCCTGAAGGCCTTGCTCTAGGTGCTATTATTGCTTCTTCCAAAAAAGCCAAGAGGGACCTCATAGATGACTCCTTCAGCCG GTACACATTTAACGAGGATGAGGATGAGCTTCCAGACTGGTTTGTGCAGGAGGAAAAGCAGCACAGGATACGACAACTGCCTATTGATAAGAAGGAGGTGGAGCATTACCGGAAACGCTGGCGGGAAATCAATGCACGTCCCATCAAGAAAGTGGCTGAGGCCAAGGCCAGGAAGAAACGGAGG ATGCTGAGGAAGCTGGAGCAAACCAAGAAGAAGGCAGAAGCTGTGGTCAACACAGTGGACATCTCAGAACGGGAGAAAGCGGCACAGCTTCggag TCTCTATAAGAAAGCTGGGCTTGGAAAGGAGAAACGCCAAGTCACCTATGTTGTAGCCAAAAAAGGTGTGGGCCGCAAAGTGGGCCGGCCAGCTGGGGTCAGAGGTCACTTCAAGGTGGTGGACTCAAGAATGAAGAAGGACCAAAGAGCACAGCAACGGAAGGAGCAGAAGAAAAAGCACAAGCGGAAGTGA
- the PSMC5 gene encoding 26S proteasome regulatory subunit 8 isoform X1 gives MALDGPEQMELEEGKAGSGLRQYYLSKIEELQLIVNDKSQNLRRLQAQRNELNAKVRLLREELQLLQEQGSYVGEVVRAMDKKKVLVKVHPEGKFVVDVDKNIDINDVTPNCRVALRNDSYTLHKILPNKVDPLVSLMMVEKVPDSTYEMIGGLDKQIKEIKEVIELPVKHPELFEALGIAQPKGVLLYGPPGTGKTLLARAVAHHTDCTFIRVSGSELVQKFIGEGARMVRELFVMAREHAPSIIFMDEIDSIGSSRLEGGSGGDSEVQRTMLELLNQLDGFEATKNIKVIMATNRIDILDSALLRPGRIDRKIEFPPPNEEARLDILKIHSRKMNLTRGINLRKIAELMPGASGAEVKGVCTEAGMYALRERRVHVTQEDFEMAVAKVMQKDSEKNMSIKKLWK, from the exons ATGGCGCTTGACGGACCAGAGCAG ATGGAGCTGGAAGAGGGGAAGGCAGGCAGTGGACTCCGCCAGTATTATCTGTCCAAGATTGAAGAACTCCAG CTGATTGTGAATGATAAGAGCCAAAATCTCCGGAGGCTGCAGGCACAGAGGAATGAGCTTAATGCAAAAG TTCGCCTGTTGCGGGAAGAGCTACAGCTGCTGCAGGAACAGGGCTCCTATGTGGGGGAAGTAGTCCGGGCCATGGATAAGAAGAAAGTGTTGGTTAAG GTACATCCTGAGGGCAAGTTTGTCGTAGACGTAGATAAGAACATCGACATCAATGAT GTGACACCCAATTGCCGGGTGGCCCTCAGAAATGACAGCTACACTCTGCACAAGATCCTGCCCAACAAGGTAGACCCATTGGTGTCACTGATGATGGTGGAGAAGGTGCCAGATTCAACTTACGAGATGATTGGTGGCCTGGACAAGCAGATCAAGGAGATCAAAGAAGTGATTGAGCTGCCCGTTAAGCATCCTGAGCTCTTTGAAGCGCTGGGCATCGCACAGCCCAAG GGAGTGCTGCTGTACGGACCCCCAGGCACTGGGAAGACACTGTTGGCCCGGGCTGTGGCTCATCATACAGACTGTACTTTCATTCGTGTCTCTGGCTCTGAATTGGTGCAGAAATTCATCGGGGAAG GGGCAAGAATGGTGAGGGAACTGTTTGTCATGGCCCGAGAACACGCTCCATCTATCATTTTCATGGACGAAATCGACTCCATCGGCTCCTCCCGGCTGGAGGGAGGCTCCGGAGGGGACAGTGAAGTCCAGCGCACGATGCTGGAGCTGCTCAACCAGCTGGATGGCTTCGAGGCCACCAAGAACATCAAG GTCATCATGGCCACCAACAGGATTGACATCCTGGACTCAGCACTGCTCCGCCCAGGGCGCATTGACAGAAAAATTGAATTCCCACCCCCCAATGAGGAG GCCCGGCTGGACATTTTGAAGATCCATTCTCGGAAAATGAACCTGACCCGGGGGATCAACCTGAGAAAAATTGCTGAGCTCATGCCAGGAGCATCAGGGGCTGAAGTGAAG GGCGTGTGCACTGAAGCCGGCATGTACGCACTGCGGGAGCGGCGAGTCCACGTCACCCAGGAGGACTTTGAGATGGCAGTAGCCAAG GTCATGCAAAAGGACAGTGAGAAAAACATGTCCATCAAGAAGCTGTGGAAGTGA
- the PSMC5 gene encoding 26S proteasome regulatory subunit 8 isoform X2 → MELEEGKAGSGLRQYYLSKIEELQLIVNDKSQNLRRLQAQRNELNAKVRLLREELQLLQEQGSYVGEVVRAMDKKKVLVKVHPEGKFVVDVDKNIDINDVTPNCRVALRNDSYTLHKILPNKVDPLVSLMMVEKVPDSTYEMIGGLDKQIKEIKEVIELPVKHPELFEALGIAQPKGVLLYGPPGTGKTLLARAVAHHTDCTFIRVSGSELVQKFIGEGARMVRELFVMAREHAPSIIFMDEIDSIGSSRLEGGSGGDSEVQRTMLELLNQLDGFEATKNIKVIMATNRIDILDSALLRPGRIDRKIEFPPPNEEARLDILKIHSRKMNLTRGINLRKIAELMPGASGAEVKGVCTEAGMYALRERRVHVTQEDFEMAVAKVMQKDSEKNMSIKKLWK, encoded by the exons ATGGAGCTGGAAGAGGGGAAGGCAGGCAGTGGACTCCGCCAGTATTATCTGTCCAAGATTGAAGAACTCCAG CTGATTGTGAATGATAAGAGCCAAAATCTCCGGAGGCTGCAGGCACAGAGGAATGAGCTTAATGCAAAAG TTCGCCTGTTGCGGGAAGAGCTACAGCTGCTGCAGGAACAGGGCTCCTATGTGGGGGAAGTAGTCCGGGCCATGGATAAGAAGAAAGTGTTGGTTAAG GTACATCCTGAGGGCAAGTTTGTCGTAGACGTAGATAAGAACATCGACATCAATGAT GTGACACCCAATTGCCGGGTGGCCCTCAGAAATGACAGCTACACTCTGCACAAGATCCTGCCCAACAAGGTAGACCCATTGGTGTCACTGATGATGGTGGAGAAGGTGCCAGATTCAACTTACGAGATGATTGGTGGCCTGGACAAGCAGATCAAGGAGATCAAAGAAGTGATTGAGCTGCCCGTTAAGCATCCTGAGCTCTTTGAAGCGCTGGGCATCGCACAGCCCAAG GGAGTGCTGCTGTACGGACCCCCAGGCACTGGGAAGACACTGTTGGCCCGGGCTGTGGCTCATCATACAGACTGTACTTTCATTCGTGTCTCTGGCTCTGAATTGGTGCAGAAATTCATCGGGGAAG GGGCAAGAATGGTGAGGGAACTGTTTGTCATGGCCCGAGAACACGCTCCATCTATCATTTTCATGGACGAAATCGACTCCATCGGCTCCTCCCGGCTGGAGGGAGGCTCCGGAGGGGACAGTGAAGTCCAGCGCACGATGCTGGAGCTGCTCAACCAGCTGGATGGCTTCGAGGCCACCAAGAACATCAAG GTCATCATGGCCACCAACAGGATTGACATCCTGGACTCAGCACTGCTCCGCCCAGGGCGCATTGACAGAAAAATTGAATTCCCACCCCCCAATGAGGAG GCCCGGCTGGACATTTTGAAGATCCATTCTCGGAAAATGAACCTGACCCGGGGGATCAACCTGAGAAAAATTGCTGAGCTCATGCCAGGAGCATCAGGGGCTGAAGTGAAG GGCGTGTGCACTGAAGCCGGCATGTACGCACTGCGGGAGCGGCGAGTCCACGTCACCCAGGAGGACTTTGAGATGGCAGTAGCCAAG GTCATGCAAAAGGACAGTGAGAAAAACATGTCCATCAAGAAGCTGTGGAAGTGA
- the SMARCD2 gene encoding SWI/SNF-related matrix-associated actin-dependent regulator of chromatin subfamily D member 2 isoform X2 encodes MSGRGAGGFPLPPLSPGGGAVAAALGAPPPPAGPGMLPGPALRGPGPAGGVGGPGAAAFRPMGPAGPAAQFQRPGMSPGSRMPMAGLQVGPPAGSPFGSAAPLRPGMPPTMMDPFRKRLLVPQAQPPMPAQRRGLKRRKMADKVLPQRIRELVPESQAYMDLLAFERKLDQTIARKRMEIQEAIKKPLTQKRKLRIYISNTFSPSKAEGDSAGTAGTPGGNPAGDKVASWELRVEGKLLDDPSKQKRKFSSFFKSLVIELDKELYGPDNHLVEWHRMPTTQETDGFQVKRPGDLNVKCTLLLMLDHQPPQYKLDPRLARLLGVHTQTRAAIMQALWLYIKHNQLQDGHEREYINCNRYFRQIFSCGRLRFSEIPMKLAGLLQHPDPIVINHVISVDPNDQKKTACYDIDVEVDDPLKAQMSNFLASTTNQQEIASLDVKIHETIESINQLKTQRDFMLSFSTDPQDFIQEWLRSQRRDLKIITDVIGNPEEERRAAFYHQPWAQEAVGRHIFAKVQQRRQELEQVLGIRLT; translated from the exons ATGTCGGGCCGTGGCGCGGGCGGGTTCCCGCTGCCTCCGCTGAGCCCTGGCGGCGGCGCCGTTGCCGCGGCCCTGGGAGCTCCGCCTCCGCCAGCAGGACCCGGCATGCTGCCCGGACCGGCGCTCAGGGGGCCCGGGCCGGCTGGAGGCGTGGGGGGCCCTGGGGCCGCCGCCTTCCGCCCCATGGGCCCCGCGGGCCCTGCGGCGCAGTTCCAG AGGCCTGGCATGTCACCAGGGAGCCGGATGCCCATGGCTGGCTTGCAGGTGGGACCCCCTGCCGGCTCCCCATTTGGCTCAGCTGCTCCACTTCGACCTGGCATGCCACCCACCATGATGGACCCATTCCGAAAACGCCTGCTTgtgccccaggcccagcccccgaTGCCTGCCCAGCGCCGGGG GTTAAagaggaggaagatggcagaTAAAGTTCTACCTCAGCGA ATTCGGGAGCTTGTCCCAGAGTCTCAGGCGTACATGGATCTCTTGGCTTTTGAGCGGAAGCTGGACCAGACCATTGCTCGAAAGCGGATGGAGATCCAGGAGGCCATCAAAAAGCCTCTGACG caAAAACGAAAGCTGCGGATCTATATTTCTAATACGTTCAGTCCCAGCAAGGCAGAAGGTGATAGTGCAGGAACCGCAGGGACCCCTGGGGGAAACCCCGCAGGGGACAAGGTGGCTTCCTGGGAACTCCGAGTAGAGGGAAAACTGCTGGATGAT CCTAGTAAACAGAAGAGgaagttttcttcattctttaagAGCCTCGTCATTGAGCTGGACAAGGAACTGTACGGGCCTGACAACCACCTGGTGGAG TGGCACCGGATGCCCACCACCCAGGAGACAGATGGCTTCCAGGTGAAACGGCCCGGAGACCTCAACGTCAAGTGCACCCTCCTGCTCATGCTGGATCATCAG CCTCCCCAGTACAAGTTGGACCCCCGACTGGCGAGGCTGCTGGGGGTGCACACACAGACGAGGGCTGCCATCATGCAGGCCCTGTGGCTCTACATCAAACACAACCAGCTGCAGGACGGCCACGAGCGGGAGTACATCAACTGCAACCGGTACTTCCGCCAG ATCTTCAGTTGTGGCCGACTCCGTTTCTCTGAGATTCCCATGAAGCTAGCCGGGTTGCTGCAGCATCCAGACCCCATTGTTATCAACCATGTCATTAG CGTGGACCCTAACGACCAGAAGAAGACAGCCTGTTACGACATTGATGTGGAGGTGGATGACCCGCTTAAGGCCCAGATGAGCAATTTTCTGGCCTCCACCACCAATCAGCAGGAGATCGCCTCTCTTGATGTCAAG ATCCATGAGACCATTGAGTCCATCAACCAGCTGAAGACCCAGAGGGACTTCATGCTCAGTTTTAGCACTGACCCCCAGGACTTCATCCAGGAATGGCTCCGTTCCCAGCGCCGGGACCTCAAG ATCATCACTGATGTGATTGGGAACCCTGAGGAGGAGAGACGAGCTGCTTTCTACCACCAGCCCTGGGCCCAGGAAGCAGTGGGGAGGCACATCTTTGCCAAG gtgCAGCAGCGAAGGCAGGAACTGGAACAGGTGCTGGGAATCCGCCTGACCTAA
- the SMARCD2 gene encoding SWI/SNF-related matrix-associated actin-dependent regulator of chromatin subfamily D member 2 isoform X1: protein MGVAAVTVSLLLSHCTQPPGHDTAPRLLPQVGGRSRWECLLGPSESLRSALKLAGPREQGHSVLGLEGGWKWRWALKNSPRPFSLQAGFSSHPWALQASFAGTAARAVEGGGAGVVYTSALRRLLPFVLGTPARALRALPCAAQGWTWLSRGMEGMGYGPHRSPPLTCASPLAHFPQRPGMSPGSRMPMAGLQVGPPAGSPFGSAAPLRPGMPPTMMDPFRKRLLVPQAQPPMPAQRRGLKRRKMADKVLPQRIRELVPESQAYMDLLAFERKLDQTIARKRMEIQEAIKKPLTQKRKLRIYISNTFSPSKAEGDSAGTAGTPGGNPAGDKVASWELRVEGKLLDDPSKQKRKFSSFFKSLVIELDKELYGPDNHLVEWHRMPTTQETDGFQVKRPGDLNVKCTLLLMLDHQPPQYKLDPRLARLLGVHTQTRAAIMQALWLYIKHNQLQDGHEREYINCNRYFRQIFSCGRLRFSEIPMKLAGLLQHPDPIVINHVISVDPNDQKKTACYDIDVEVDDPLKAQMSNFLASTTNQQEIASLDVKIHETIESINQLKTQRDFMLSFSTDPQDFIQEWLRSQRRDLKIITDVIGNPEEERRAAFYHQPWAQEAVGRHIFAKVQQRRQELEQVLGIRLT from the exons ATGGGTGTTGCGGCTGTGACCGTCAGCCTGCTCCTCTCACACTGCACCCAGCCACCTGGCCACGATACTGCCCCCAGGCTTCTCCCTCAAGTTGGGGGAAGGAGCAGATGGGAGTGCTTGCTGGGACCATCTGAGAGCCTCAGGAGTGCCTTGAAGCTGGCTGGTCCCAGGGAGCAGGGGCATAGTGTGCTAGGGCTGGAAGGTGGCTGGAAGTGGCGATGGGCCCTGAAGAACTCCCCCAGGCCCTTCTCTCTGCAGGCAGgattctcctcccacccctgggcTCTGCAGGCCTCATTCGCTGGCACGGCTGCCAGGGCGGTTGAAGGGGGCGGGGCAGGTGTGGTTTACACTTCTGCTCTCAGGCGCTTGCTCCCCTTTGTTCTTGGCACTCCTGCCCGCGCTCTGCGGGCTCTGCCGTGTGCTGCTCAGGGCTGGACCTGGCTGagcagagggatggagggaatgGGTTACGGGCCCCATAGGTCCCCACCGCTGACCTGTGCATCTCCGTTGGCTCACTTCCCCCAGAGGCCTGGCATGTCACCAGGGAGCCGGATGCCCATGGCTGGCTTGCAGGTGGGACCCCCTGCCGGCTCCCCATTTGGCTCAGCTGCTCCACTTCGACCTGGCATGCCACCCACCATGATGGACCCATTCCGAAAACGCCTGCTTgtgccccaggcccagcccccgaTGCCTGCCCAGCGCCGGGG GTTAAagaggaggaagatggcagaTAAAGTTCTACCTCAGCGA ATTCGGGAGCTTGTCCCAGAGTCTCAGGCGTACATGGATCTCTTGGCTTTTGAGCGGAAGCTGGACCAGACCATTGCTCGAAAGCGGATGGAGATCCAGGAGGCCATCAAAAAGCCTCTGACG caAAAACGAAAGCTGCGGATCTATATTTCTAATACGTTCAGTCCCAGCAAGGCAGAAGGTGATAGTGCAGGAACCGCAGGGACCCCTGGGGGAAACCCCGCAGGGGACAAGGTGGCTTCCTGGGAACTCCGAGTAGAGGGAAAACTGCTGGATGAT CCTAGTAAACAGAAGAGgaagttttcttcattctttaagAGCCTCGTCATTGAGCTGGACAAGGAACTGTACGGGCCTGACAACCACCTGGTGGAG TGGCACCGGATGCCCACCACCCAGGAGACAGATGGCTTCCAGGTGAAACGGCCCGGAGACCTCAACGTCAAGTGCACCCTCCTGCTCATGCTGGATCATCAG CCTCCCCAGTACAAGTTGGACCCCCGACTGGCGAGGCTGCTGGGGGTGCACACACAGACGAGGGCTGCCATCATGCAGGCCCTGTGGCTCTACATCAAACACAACCAGCTGCAGGACGGCCACGAGCGGGAGTACATCAACTGCAACCGGTACTTCCGCCAG ATCTTCAGTTGTGGCCGACTCCGTTTCTCTGAGATTCCCATGAAGCTAGCCGGGTTGCTGCAGCATCCAGACCCCATTGTTATCAACCATGTCATTAG CGTGGACCCTAACGACCAGAAGAAGACAGCCTGTTACGACATTGATGTGGAGGTGGATGACCCGCTTAAGGCCCAGATGAGCAATTTTCTGGCCTCCACCACCAATCAGCAGGAGATCGCCTCTCTTGATGTCAAG ATCCATGAGACCATTGAGTCCATCAACCAGCTGAAGACCCAGAGGGACTTCATGCTCAGTTTTAGCACTGACCCCCAGGACTTCATCCAGGAATGGCTCCGTTCCCAGCGCCGGGACCTCAAG ATCATCACTGATGTGATTGGGAACCCTGAGGAGGAGAGACGAGCTGCTTTCTACCACCAGCCCTGGGCCCAGGAAGCAGTGGGGAGGCACATCTTTGCCAAG gtgCAGCAGCGAAGGCAGGAACTGGAACAGGTGCTGGGAATCCGCCTGACCTAA
- the SMARCD2 gene encoding SWI/SNF-related matrix-associated actin-dependent regulator of chromatin subfamily D member 2 isoform X3 — MSPGSRMPMAGLQVGPPAGSPFGSAAPLRPGMPPTMMDPFRKRLLVPQAQPPMPAQRRGLKRRKMADKVLPQRIRELVPESQAYMDLLAFERKLDQTIARKRMEIQEAIKKPLTQKRKLRIYISNTFSPSKAEGDSAGTAGTPGGNPAGDKVASWELRVEGKLLDDPSKQKRKFSSFFKSLVIELDKELYGPDNHLVEWHRMPTTQETDGFQVKRPGDLNVKCTLLLMLDHQPPQYKLDPRLARLLGVHTQTRAAIMQALWLYIKHNQLQDGHEREYINCNRYFRQIFSCGRLRFSEIPMKLAGLLQHPDPIVINHVISVDPNDQKKTACYDIDVEVDDPLKAQMSNFLASTTNQQEIASLDVKIHETIESINQLKTQRDFMLSFSTDPQDFIQEWLRSQRRDLKIITDVIGNPEEERRAAFYHQPWAQEAVGRHIFAKVQQRRQELEQVLGIRLT; from the exons ATGTCACCAGGGAGCCGGATGCCCATGGCTGGCTTGCAGGTGGGACCCCCTGCCGGCTCCCCATTTGGCTCAGCTGCTCCACTTCGACCTGGCATGCCACCCACCATGATGGACCCATTCCGAAAACGCCTGCTTgtgccccaggcccagcccccgaTGCCTGCCCAGCGCCGGGG GTTAAagaggaggaagatggcagaTAAAGTTCTACCTCAGCGA ATTCGGGAGCTTGTCCCAGAGTCTCAGGCGTACATGGATCTCTTGGCTTTTGAGCGGAAGCTGGACCAGACCATTGCTCGAAAGCGGATGGAGATCCAGGAGGCCATCAAAAAGCCTCTGACG caAAAACGAAAGCTGCGGATCTATATTTCTAATACGTTCAGTCCCAGCAAGGCAGAAGGTGATAGTGCAGGAACCGCAGGGACCCCTGGGGGAAACCCCGCAGGGGACAAGGTGGCTTCCTGGGAACTCCGAGTAGAGGGAAAACTGCTGGATGAT CCTAGTAAACAGAAGAGgaagttttcttcattctttaagAGCCTCGTCATTGAGCTGGACAAGGAACTGTACGGGCCTGACAACCACCTGGTGGAG TGGCACCGGATGCCCACCACCCAGGAGACAGATGGCTTCCAGGTGAAACGGCCCGGAGACCTCAACGTCAAGTGCACCCTCCTGCTCATGCTGGATCATCAG CCTCCCCAGTACAAGTTGGACCCCCGACTGGCGAGGCTGCTGGGGGTGCACACACAGACGAGGGCTGCCATCATGCAGGCCCTGTGGCTCTACATCAAACACAACCAGCTGCAGGACGGCCACGAGCGGGAGTACATCAACTGCAACCGGTACTTCCGCCAG ATCTTCAGTTGTGGCCGACTCCGTTTCTCTGAGATTCCCATGAAGCTAGCCGGGTTGCTGCAGCATCCAGACCCCATTGTTATCAACCATGTCATTAG CGTGGACCCTAACGACCAGAAGAAGACAGCCTGTTACGACATTGATGTGGAGGTGGATGACCCGCTTAAGGCCCAGATGAGCAATTTTCTGGCCTCCACCACCAATCAGCAGGAGATCGCCTCTCTTGATGTCAAG ATCCATGAGACCATTGAGTCCATCAACCAGCTGAAGACCCAGAGGGACTTCATGCTCAGTTTTAGCACTGACCCCCAGGACTTCATCCAGGAATGGCTCCGTTCCCAGCGCCGGGACCTCAAG ATCATCACTGATGTGATTGGGAACCCTGAGGAGGAGAGACGAGCTGCTTTCTACCACCAGCCCTGGGCCCAGGAAGCAGTGGGGAGGCACATCTTTGCCAAG gtgCAGCAGCGAAGGCAGGAACTGGAACAGGTGCTGGGAATCCGCCTGACCTAA